In one Sphingobium indicum B90A genomic region, the following are encoded:
- a CDS encoding nucleotidyltransferase domain-containing protein, with protein sequence MNARRLAQALRDPDGVAALDAGGWNALVAMARAERLIGTLALRIGDRPVPAAVRPILSDARLDAEREARQALWEADRAAEALAGLDVPVVLLKGTAYAAAGLRAGQGRFIGDLDILVPRDAMERVERALIDAGWEWVKDDPYDDAYYRQWMHELPPMIHAARDRMIDVHHTVLPLTARQTPDAAAMIAQAVPIANQLSMLSPEDRVCHAAAHLLADGDLAGGLRNLWDIYCLLDGVDGAALEARAARHGLLPHVRQARRLANAFYGEGARLTLWDRIVMARLLARDGWGRERRRLLRFAFYLRSHWLRMPPAMLARHLFAKWRRGHRPV encoded by the coding sequence ATGAATGCCCGGCGGCTGGCGCAGGCCCTGCGCGACCCCGACGGGGTGGCGGCGCTGGATGCGGGCGGGTGGAACGCCCTTGTCGCGATGGCGAGGGCGGAACGGCTGATCGGCACGCTCGCCCTGCGAATCGGGGATCGGCCCGTGCCCGCGGCGGTGCGGCCGATATTGTCCGACGCCCGGCTGGATGCGGAGCGCGAGGCCCGGCAGGCATTGTGGGAGGCGGATCGCGCAGCGGAGGCGCTTGCCGGCCTGGACGTGCCGGTCGTGCTGCTCAAGGGCACGGCCTATGCGGCGGCGGGGCTGCGCGCCGGGCAGGGGCGCTTCATCGGCGATCTCGACATATTGGTGCCGCGCGATGCGATGGAGCGGGTGGAGCGGGCGCTGATCGACGCCGGATGGGAATGGGTCAAGGACGACCCCTATGACGACGCCTATTACCGGCAGTGGATGCATGAACTGCCGCCGATGATCCATGCGGCGCGGGACCGGATGATCGACGTGCACCACACGGTCCTGCCGCTGACGGCGCGGCAGACGCCGGATGCGGCGGCAATGATCGCGCAGGCGGTTCCCATCGCCAACCAATTGTCCATGCTCTCGCCCGAGGACCGGGTCTGCCACGCGGCGGCGCATCTGCTGGCGGACGGCGATCTGGCGGGGGGGCTTCGCAACCTCTGGGACATATATTGCCTGCTCGACGGCGTTGACGGCGCGGCGCTGGAGGCGCGGGCGGCGCGGCATGGCCTGCTGCCCCATGTGCGGCAGGCGCGGCGGCTGGCCAACGCGTTCTATGGCGAAGGGGCGCGGCTCACGCTCTGGGACCGGATCGTCATGGCCCGGCTGCTGGCGCGCGACGGGTGGGGACGGGAAAGGCGCAGGCTGCTGCGTTTCGCCTTCTACCTGCGGTCCCATTGGCTGCGGATGCCGCCCGCCATGCTGGCGCGGCACCTGTTCGCCAAATGGCGCAGGGGGCATCGGCCTGTTTAG
- a CDS encoding RidA family protein, with protein MKKWLALFLALGATPLAAQQPPFSPAVRAGDILYLSGQIGRVPDGMDPHKEGFDAAVRGAMDSIGRILKDNGLDFGHVVKCTVMLDDMADWPRFNGTYVSYFQGKRLPARSAFGADGLAMGAPLEIECIASLK; from the coding sequence ATGAAGAAATGGCTCGCCCTGTTCCTGGCCCTCGGCGCCACGCCGCTGGCCGCGCAGCAGCCCCCTTTCTCCCCCGCCGTGCGGGCGGGCGACATTCTCTATCTTTCGGGCCAGATCGGCCGGGTGCCGGACGGCATGGACCCCCATAAGGAGGGCTTCGACGCGGCGGTTCGCGGCGCGATGGATTCGATCGGCAGGATCCTCAAGGACAATGGCCTCGACTTCGGCCATGTCGTCAAATGCACGGTGATGCTGGACGATATGGCGGACTGGCCCCGGTTCAACGGCACCTATGTCAGCTATTTCCAGGGCAAGCGGCTGCCCGCCCGAAGCGCATTCGGCGCGGACGGGTTGGCCATGGGCGCGCCGCTGGAAATCGAGTGCATCGCGAGCCTCAAATAG
- a CDS encoding HprK-related kinase A — protein MNHDLTLTIGPATFRIGSAWRQPVEALAGLYADYPMPADAIADFTVRLEPAGPFRRWFRPSIFITGDHGLADAAPMSLAHGLLAAEMGMNLQMALGWRRHLLLHASSVEKNGRALVMTGESGSGKSTLAAQLGERGWRLMGDEFALLDLETGAIFPFPRLVSLKNRAIDVIAAEAPAQRMGPMLAGTAKGDIRHLVPRGEAVARMTEGAPPALLLFPRFGHEADVRPVGQGEVFMRLTQASTNYVALGEPGFAALSRFVGNVPARAIDFPSGDEAIALVERLWEELA, from the coding sequence GTGAACCATGACCTGACCCTGACGATCGGTCCGGCGACCTTCCGCATCGGATCGGCATGGCGGCAGCCGGTGGAGGCGCTGGCGGGGCTCTATGCCGATTATCCCATGCCGGCCGACGCGATAGCCGACTTCACCGTGCGGCTGGAGCCTGCGGGGCCGTTCCGGCGCTGGTTTCGGCCATCCATCTTCATCACCGGCGATCATGGGCTGGCCGACGCCGCGCCGATGAGCCTTGCCCACGGGCTGCTGGCGGCGGAAATGGGGATGAACCTGCAAATGGCGCTCGGCTGGCGGCGGCACCTGCTGCTCCATGCCTCCAGCGTGGAAAAGAATGGGCGGGCGCTGGTGATGACCGGCGAATCGGGTTCCGGCAAGTCGACGCTGGCCGCGCAACTGGGCGAGCGGGGCTGGCGGCTGATGGGCGACGAATTCGCGCTGCTCGACCTGGAAACCGGGGCGATCTTTCCCTTTCCCCGCCTCGTCTCGCTCAAGAACCGCGCCATCGACGTCATCGCGGCGGAGGCGCCGGCGCAGCGCATGGGGCCGATGCTCGCGGGGACGGCCAAGGGCGATATTCGCCACCTCGTCCCCCGCGGGGAAGCGGTGGCGCGGATGACGGAAGGCGCGCCGCCCGCGCTGCTGCTGTTCCCGCGTTTCGGCCATGAAGCGGACGTGCGTCCGGTCGGCCAGGGGGAGGTCTTCATGCGGCTGACCCAGGCATCGACCAACTATGTCGCGCTGGGCGAGCCGGGCTTTGCGGCGTTGAGCCGCTTTGTCGGGAATGTCCCCGCGCGCGCCATCGACTTTCCGTCGGGCGACGAAGCCATCGCCCTGGTGGAGCGGCTCTGGGAGGAACTGGCATGA
- a CDS encoding TonB-dependent receptor plug domain-containing protein, with translation MTRLSALRLSLVLASSWSACAMAQEAQSPQVDDGGAIIVTGTRAVGMQAAESAAPIQVLSQEAISHVGQPNLNQVLTQIVPSFTAQTQGTDLSSFSLSARLRGLSPNHTLVLVNGKRRHGNGILQVISGAFQGSAAPSIDLIPPDAIARVEVFQEGAAAVYGTDAIAGVINFILKDNNEGGSFKITGGQYYDSEGELFSASGNMGFKLGEDGFFNLSLFHRRQDYTTVGTGQVQITRPDGTLQPNTPAQWSNLAGDALSGINGGQPKTYLTEAFYNMGYDFGGIELYSFGDYARRIGYAKQGYRHPKRICYETGNLSGGITPAAYNPNICYSNTGTWGMVPLQHVIEDEYSFTVGAKGEASGWNYDLSTTYGYQKDDIWTEASAHREVWQESYAASLQGIGVPNTVDKAYDGGFRLSQTTVTADIRKEFEVGLAGPLTFAFGGEYRRDTYEIVAGDYYSTYKTGVQSFPGYKSTDAGKFRRSSRAGYINLIAEPIENWSIDLAGRYEDYTDFGDTTIGKITTRYDFSDAFALRGTVSTGFRAPTLAEQKYSTINVGPTSAVAQLPAGTPAAVLLGFQSLKPEKSTNFSSGVVLRPIPKLAITLDGYYIKIKDRIAGTAPRFAVQGGVTQPGGAAIFSALNAAGIVLDPALPNVGVASFTNGIDTRTWGIDFAAAYPIALDFGKLDLSLTANYNKTKITQNKIPTVFSAVSESNIERASPEYKIVAGFLFTSGRFTFNARETFYGKTSVLVTPQVSCSTLTAANQPCTYEGVVKATALTDVEASYDFTDFVTFSVGANNLFGKRPETPSLLQGVTIPAGTSPFINGAGSYNSYYGHSPYSTSGGYYYARLDFKF, from the coding sequence ATGACAAGATTATCCGCACTTCGCCTTTCATTGGTGCTGGCCTCGTCCTGGTCGGCCTGCGCGATGGCCCAGGAGGCGCAGTCGCCGCAGGTCGATGACGGCGGCGCCATCATCGTCACCGGCACCCGCGCCGTCGGCATGCAGGCAGCCGAAAGCGCCGCGCCGATCCAGGTGCTGAGCCAGGAGGCGATCAGCCATGTCGGCCAGCCGAACCTGAACCAGGTGCTGACCCAGATCGTGCCGAGCTTCACCGCCCAGACGCAGGGCACCGACCTTTCCAGCTTCTCGCTTTCCGCCCGCCTGCGCGGCCTCAGCCCGAACCACACGCTGGTGCTGGTCAACGGCAAGCGCCGCCACGGCAACGGCATCCTGCAGGTGATCTCCGGCGCGTTCCAGGGTTCGGCCGCGCCCAGCATCGACCTGATCCCGCCGGACGCCATCGCCCGTGTCGAAGTGTTTCAGGAAGGCGCGGCGGCCGTCTACGGCACGGACGCCATTGCGGGCGTCATCAACTTCATCCTCAAGGACAACAACGAGGGCGGCAGCTTCAAGATCACGGGCGGCCAATATTATGACAGCGAAGGCGAGCTGTTCTCCGCCTCCGGCAATATGGGCTTCAAGCTGGGCGAAGACGGCTTCTTCAACCTGAGCCTGTTCCACCGCCGCCAGGATTACACCACCGTCGGCACCGGGCAGGTACAGATCACCAGGCCGGACGGCACGCTTCAGCCCAACACCCCCGCCCAATGGTCCAACCTGGCGGGCGACGCCCTGTCGGGCATCAACGGCGGCCAACCCAAAACCTACCTGACCGAAGCCTTCTACAATATGGGCTATGATTTCGGCGGGATCGAACTGTACAGCTTCGGCGATTATGCCCGCCGCATCGGCTACGCCAAGCAGGGCTACCGCCATCCCAAGCGCATCTGCTACGAAACCGGCAACCTTAGCGGCGGCATCACGCCCGCGGCCTATAATCCCAATATCTGCTACAGCAACACCGGCACCTGGGGCATGGTTCCGCTCCAGCATGTGATCGAGGACGAATATAGCTTCACTGTCGGCGCCAAGGGCGAGGCTTCGGGCTGGAACTACGACCTCAGCACCACCTATGGCTATCAGAAGGACGACATCTGGACCGAAGCGTCGGCCCATCGCGAAGTCTGGCAGGAAAGCTACGCCGCGTCGTTGCAGGGAATCGGCGTCCCCAACACGGTGGACAAGGCCTATGACGGCGGCTTCCGCCTGAGCCAGACCACGGTTACCGCCGACATCCGCAAGGAATTCGAAGTCGGACTGGCTGGTCCCCTCACCTTCGCGTTCGGCGGCGAATATCGCCGGGACACCTATGAGATCGTCGCGGGCGATTATTATTCGACCTACAAGACCGGCGTTCAGTCCTTCCCCGGCTACAAGTCGACCGACGCGGGCAAGTTCCGCCGCAGCTCGCGGGCGGGTTATATCAACCTGATCGCGGAACCCATCGAAAACTGGTCCATCGACCTTGCCGGCCGTTATGAGGATTATACCGACTTCGGCGACACGACCATCGGCAAGATCACGACCCGCTACGACTTCAGCGACGCCTTCGCGCTGCGCGGCACGGTCAGCACCGGCTTCCGCGCTCCCACGCTGGCGGAGCAGAAATATTCGACCATCAACGTCGGCCCGACCAGCGCCGTCGCGCAACTCCCTGCCGGCACGCCTGCTGCCGTGCTGTTGGGCTTCCAATCGCTCAAGCCCGAAAAATCGACCAATTTTTCGAGCGGCGTCGTGCTGCGTCCCATCCCCAAGCTCGCCATCACCTTGGACGGCTATTATATCAAGATCAAGGATCGCATCGCCGGCACCGCTCCCCGCTTTGCGGTGCAAGGCGGCGTGACGCAGCCCGGCGGCGCCGCCATCTTCAGCGCGTTGAACGCTGCGGGTATCGTCCTTGATCCGGCACTTCCTAACGTGGGCGTGGCTAGCTTCACCAACGGCATTGATACGCGCACCTGGGGAATCGACTTCGCCGCCGCTTATCCGATCGCGCTGGACTTCGGCAAACTCGACCTGTCGCTGACAGCGAACTACAACAAGACGAAGATCACGCAGAACAAAATCCCGACGGTCTTCAGCGCCGTATCCGAAAGCAATATTGAAAGGGCCTCGCCGGAATATAAGATCGTCGCCGGCTTCCTCTTCACCAGTGGTCGCTTCACGTTCAACGCGCGCGAAACATTCTATGGCAAGACCAGCGTGCTCGTCACGCCCCAGGTGTCCTGCTCCACGCTGACGGCAGCCAACCAACCCTGCACCTATGAAGGCGTCGTCAAGGCGACGGCGCTTACGGACGTGGAGGCCAGTTACGATTTCACCGATTTCGTGACCTTCTCGGTCGGCGCGAACAATCTGTTCGGCAAGCGTCCCGAAACGCCCAGCCTGTTGCAGGGCGTCACCATCCCGGCGGGCACGTCACCGTTCATCAACGGCGCCGGGTCCTACAACAGCTATTATGGCCACAGTCCCTACAGCACGTCAGGCGGCTATTATTACGCTCGCCTCGACTTCAAGTTCTAA
- a CDS encoding TlpA family protein disulfide reductase produces MTLLLLAGLGACDKQSPPAGQGPNATSGEATGPAQSGKGAFSYTLDRSKAGTPAPGFTFQNPDGSDAKLSDFAGRPMLVNLWATWCAPCVAEMPTLDAVAAEYGKQGLAVLTISQDSQGEAVIKPFFEKHPLPHLKGWIDPENQFGFHYNTGMLPTTVIYDAQGRETARVVGAMDWNSREGRALIEAAMAS; encoded by the coding sequence ATGACACTGCTCCTGCTGGCTGGCCTTGGCGCGTGCGATAAGCAATCCCCGCCCGCCGGGCAAGGGCCGAACGCCACCAGCGGCGAGGCGACCGGGCCGGCGCAGAGCGGGAAGGGCGCGTTCAGCTATACGCTCGACAGGTCGAAGGCGGGGACGCCTGCCCCCGGCTTCACCTTCCAGAACCCTGACGGGAGCGATGCGAAGCTGAGCGATTTCGCGGGCAGGCCGATGCTGGTCAACCTCTGGGCGACATGGTGCGCGCCCTGCGTGGCGGAGATGCCGACGCTGGACGCGGTGGCGGCGGAATATGGCAAACAGGGCCTGGCCGTCCTCACCATATCGCAGGACAGCCAGGGCGAGGCGGTGATCAAGCCCTTTTTCGAAAAGCATCCGCTGCCGCATCTCAAGGGCTGGATCGACCCGGAAAACCAGTTCGGCTTCCACTACAACACCGGCATGCTGCCCACCACGGTGATCTATGACGCGCAGGGCAGGGAAACGGCGCGGGTGGTCGGCGCGATGGATTGGAACAGCAGGGAAGGCCGCGCATTGATCGAGGCGGCGATGGCGAGTTGA
- a CDS encoding HPr-rel-A system PqqD family peptide chaperone, giving the protein MPARYCQDSPDAILCCALEDMVLLYHRPSGQTHMTISPVPEILATLDDGAALTADEILGQLARRYDPGEPGEALPLVEAHLAELAALGLVRIA; this is encoded by the coding sequence ATGCCAGCCCGCTATTGCCAGGACAGCCCCGACGCCATCCTATGCTGCGCGCTGGAGGATATGGTGCTGCTCTATCACCGCCCATCGGGGCAGACCCATATGACGATCAGCCCGGTGCCGGAGATACTGGCGACGCTGGACGATGGCGCGGCGCTGACGGCGGACGAGATATTGGGGCAGTTGGCCCGGCGCTACGATCCGGGCGAGCCGGGGGAGGCCCTGCCGCTGGTGGAGGCGCATCTGGCGGAACTGGCCGCGCTTGGACTGGTCCGCATCGCGTGA
- a CDS encoding ATP-binding protein codes for MNRLTASQITASLAVLLLGTGGALMMGAGPLDILLPVLAALLVLAICAAGPDRAEPALSTMLAEVPDIVAHPDARDLMEAMADPLMLIERGRIVAANRAAQRLLGAHIEGEDARIAIRHPAAAERLASQAPLAEPVTIELVGLGARDQRWQMRIAPVGEDGHARRLVHLADHSGAHAAEKMRVDFVANASHELRTPLAGILGFIETLADPELGKDDETRQRFLKIMDGEARRMQRLIDDLISLSRIEAEKHRLPESAVDLSGLVAEVVGVFRASHGERGRDVEMEIAPGLPEAQGDRAQLSQLLHNLIGNSVKYGRAGTPIRVSLSDGPNGLLRLTVADEGEGIGPDHLPRLTERFYRVDSGRSRAVGGTGLGLAIVKHIVERHRGRLDIASVLGKGTTISILLPRFAAEEKAVAAKA; via the coding sequence ATGAATCGCCTGACCGCTTCCCAGATCACCGCCTCGCTGGCCGTTCTGCTGCTCGGCACCGGGGGCGCGTTGATGATGGGGGCGGGGCCGCTCGACATCCTCCTGCCGGTGCTGGCGGCGCTGCTGGTGCTCGCCATCTGCGCGGCCGGGCCGGATCGCGCCGAACCCGCACTGTCGACCATGCTGGCGGAGGTGCCGGACATCGTCGCCCATCCCGACGCGCGCGACCTGATGGAGGCCATGGCCGACCCGCTGATGCTGATCGAGCGGGGCCGGATCGTCGCCGCCAACCGCGCCGCGCAGCGGCTGCTGGGTGCGCATATAGAGGGGGAGGATGCCCGCATCGCCATCCGCCATCCCGCCGCCGCCGAACGGCTCGCCAGCCAGGCGCCGCTGGCCGAGCCGGTGACGATCGAACTGGTCGGCCTGGGCGCCCGCGACCAGCGCTGGCAGATGCGGATCGCGCCGGTGGGGGAGGACGGCCATGCCCGGCGGCTCGTCCATCTGGCCGACCATAGCGGCGCCCATGCGGCGGAAAAGATGCGCGTCGATTTCGTCGCCAACGCCAGCCACGAACTGCGCACCCCGCTCGCGGGCATATTGGGCTTCATAGAGACGCTGGCCGACCCGGAACTGGGCAAGGACGACGAAACCCGGCAGCGCTTCCTGAAGATCATGGACGGGGAGGCGCGGCGGATGCAGCGGCTGATCGACGACCTCATCTCCCTCTCCCGCATCGAGGCGGAGAAACACAGGCTGCCCGAAAGCGCGGTCGACCTGTCCGGCCTGGTGGCAGAGGTGGTGGGCGTGTTCCGCGCCAGCCACGGCGAACGCGGGCGCGACGTGGAGATGGAGATCGCGCCCGGCCTGCCCGAAGCGCAGGGCGACCGCGCCCAACTGTCCCAACTGCTCCATAATCTGATCGGCAATTCGGTCAAATATGGCCGGGCCGGCACGCCGATCCGCGTGTCCCTGTCCGATGGGCCGAACGGCCTGTTGCGGCTGACCGTCGCGGATGAGGGCGAAGGCATCGGCCCCGATCACCTGCCGCGCCTCACCGAACGCTTCTACCGCGTCGATTCGGGGCGCAGCCGGGCGGTGGGCGGCACGGGGCTGGGCCTCGCCATCGTCAAGCATATCGTGGAACGGCATCGCGGACGGCTGGACATCGCCAGCGTGCTGGGCAAGGGCACCACCATCTCCATCCTGCTTCCCCGCTTCGCCGCCGAGGAAAAGGCGGTCGCGGCAAAGGCCTGA
- a CDS encoding disulfide bond formation protein B, producing MTNLPLARALALIFPLAMLAGAYAFQYVGGMHPCEMCWWQRYAHFAAIPLALVAYAMRGKACVSALFTGLAGLAIGIGGGIGLFHAGVEYGWWEGLTACSTSPAGGNPADILNQIMATPITRCDVAPWSLLGISMAGYNGLLSGVAALLILALLIGKGSKA from the coding sequence ATGACAAACCTGCCCCTCGCCCGCGCATTGGCGCTGATCTTTCCCCTGGCCATGCTGGCGGGCGCCTATGCCTTCCAATATGTTGGGGGGATGCACCCCTGCGAAATGTGCTGGTGGCAGCGTTACGCCCATTTCGCCGCGATTCCGCTGGCGCTGGTCGCCTATGCGATGCGCGGCAAGGCCTGCGTGAGCGCGCTGTTCACGGGCCTGGCGGGCCTTGCCATCGGCATCGGCGGCGGCATCGGCCTGTTCCATGCAGGCGTCGAATATGGCTGGTGGGAAGGGCTCACCGCCTGCTCGACCAGCCCGGCCGGCGGCAATCCGGCAGACATCCTCAACCAGATCATGGCGACGCCGATCACCCGCTGCGACGTGGCGCCCTGGAGCCTGCTGGGCATTTCGATGGCGGGCTATAACGGCCTCTTGTCGGGCGTGGCCGCGCTCCTCATCTTGGCGCTGCTGATCGGAAAAGGGAGCAAGGCATGA
- a CDS encoding S41 family peptidase, producing MKSNFFRGAVALGALALIPATTAALADGEASSYKALDEFMDVFQKVRSDYVEKVDDEKLIKGAIDGMLASLDPHSSFLDARDFQNLRTQTEGSYGGLGLSVTQEDGAVKVIAPTQDTPAWRAGIKAGDYITHLDGQLIYGGTLDEAVDKMRGAPGTQIKLTIVRPGRDKPIDLTLTREIIQLKPVKWEVKNGIGVINIVSFSANTGADVRQAIRSIDKSLGRKPTGYILDLRSNPGGLLDEAVSVSDTFLERGEIVSQRGRNKGDVERYYAKPGDDARGLPVIVLVDAGSASASEIVAGALQDQHRALVMGERSFGKGSVQTMLPLSNTTALKLTTARYYTPSGRSVQEGGIEPDVRVPQLSDPDYKNRPKFRESDLRRHLINEIKTDNAALEEDSKDDPRFAATAEELKKKGIEDFQLDYALKTIARLAARPGGAVAQATPARKPATH from the coding sequence ATGAAATCCAATTTCTTCCGGGGCGCCGTCGCCCTTGGCGCGCTCGCGCTCATCCCTGCCACCACCGCGGCGCTCGCCGATGGGGAGGCAAGCAGCTACAAGGCGCTCGACGAGTTCATGGACGTGTTCCAGAAGGTCCGCAGCGACTATGTCGAGAAGGTCGACGACGAAAAGCTGATCAAGGGCGCCATCGACGGCATGCTGGCCAGCCTGGACCCGCATTCGAGCTTCCTCGACGCCCGCGATTTCCAGAATCTCCGCACGCAGACGGAGGGCAGCTATGGCGGCCTTGGCCTTTCCGTCACGCAGGAGGACGGCGCGGTGAAGGTGATCGCGCCGACGCAGGATACCCCGGCCTGGCGCGCGGGGATCAAGGCGGGCGACTATATCACCCATCTCGACGGGCAACTCATCTATGGCGGCACGCTGGACGAGGCGGTCGACAAGATGCGCGGCGCGCCGGGCACGCAGATCAAGCTGACCATCGTCCGCCCCGGCCGCGACAAGCCGATCGACCTCACCCTGACGCGTGAGATCATCCAGTTGAAGCCGGTGAAGTGGGAGGTGAAGAACGGCATCGGCGTCATCAACATCGTCAGCTTCTCGGCCAATACCGGCGCCGACGTGCGCCAGGCGATCCGCAGCATCGACAAGTCGCTGGGCCGCAAGCCCACCGGCTATATCCTCGACCTGCGGTCCAACCCGGGCGGGCTGCTGGACGAAGCCGTGTCGGTCAGCGACACCTTCCTGGAACGCGGCGAGATCGTGTCGCAGCGCGGCCGCAACAAGGGCGATGTCGAGCGCTATTATGCCAAGCCCGGCGACGATGCGAGGGGCCTGCCGGTGATCGTGCTGGTGGACGCGGGCTCCGCCTCCGCATCGGAAATCGTCGCGGGCGCGCTGCAGGACCAGCATCGCGCGCTGGTGATGGGGGAACGCAGCTTCGGCAAGGGCAGCGTTCAGACCATGCTGCCGCTCAGCAACACCACGGCGCTCAAGCTGACCACGGCGCGCTATTACACGCCGTCGGGCCGATCCGTGCAGGAAGGCGGGATCGAACCGGACGTCAGGGTGCCGCAACTGAGCGACCCCGATTACAAGAATCGCCCGAAATTCCGCGAAAGCGACCTGCGCCGGCACCTGATCAACGAGATCAAGACCGACAATGCGGCGCTGGAAGAGGACAGCAAGGACGACCCCCGCTTCGCCGCCACGGCCGAGGAGTTGAAGAAGAAGGGGATCGAGGATTTCCAGCTCGACTATGCGTTGAAGACCATCGCCCGCCTGGCGGCCAGGCCGGGCGGGGCGGTGGCGCAGGCCACTCCCGCCCGCAAACCCGCCACGCACTGA
- a CDS encoding demethoxyubiquinone hydroxylase family protein, translating to MSVKDFPRPGRRVTDAERASMLRVDQAGEFGATRIYAGQLAVMGDRHPDSRLIAGMAAQEERHRKHFDAMIARRGVRPTALQPVWNLAGFALGAVTAAIGPRAAMACTAAIETEIDRHYAEQLEQLGEDDPELSTVIADFQAEEVEHRETAIAHGAEQAPAYPLLSGAIRLGCRAAIALSKYI from the coding sequence ATGAGCGTAAAGGACTTCCCGCGCCCCGGCCGCCGCGTGACCGACGCGGAGCGCGCCTCCATGCTGCGCGTCGATCAGGCGGGGGAATTCGGCGCGACCCGCATCTATGCCGGGCAACTGGCCGTCATGGGGGATCGGCATCCCGATTCCCGCCTGATCGCCGGCATGGCCGCGCAGGAGGAACGGCACCGCAAGCATTTCGACGCGATGATCGCGCGGCGGGGGGTGCGGCCGACCGCCTTGCAGCCGGTCTGGAACCTGGCGGGCTTTGCCCTGGGCGCGGTGACGGCGGCGATCGGGCCGCGCGCCGCCATGGCCTGCACCGCCGCGATCGAGACGGAGATCGACCGGCACTATGCCGAGCAGCTGGAGCAATTGGGAGAGGACGATCCGGAACTCTCCACCGTCATCGCGGATTTCCAGGCGGAGGAGGTGGAGCATCGCGAAACCGCCATCGCCCATGGCGCGGAGCAGGCTCCGGCCTATCCCTTATTGTCGGGCGCCATCCGATTGGGCTGTCGTGCCGCCATCGCCCTTTCTAAGTATATCTAA